A genome region from Mycolicibacterium litorale includes the following:
- a CDS encoding GntR family transcriptional regulator has protein sequence MPPRTATKRTPVGTDAGAAPRADFVRPKTAQQAVAEALRRDITTGKLAPGSWIVQETLAEQFGMSRIPVREALKTLEAEEYITYVPHSGYRVAKLGLEDLLEVFRLRDILEEELIRDAMPRLTDEVVDAMRAEMAEMDRAAAVGDLIAVGVANRRFHFLPFEVSRMARTRRLVTQLWNTADAYRPLYAHLMDLEKVNSEHVLFVEAMVARDVEKAVAINHQHRSHAVDHLNEVFAREEAARQS, from the coding sequence ATGCCACCGCGCACCGCGACCAAGCGCACCCCCGTCGGCACCGACGCGGGTGCGGCGCCGCGCGCGGACTTCGTGCGGCCGAAAACGGCGCAGCAAGCGGTGGCCGAGGCGCTGCGCCGCGACATCACCACCGGCAAGCTCGCACCGGGCAGCTGGATCGTCCAGGAGACGCTGGCCGAGCAGTTCGGCATGTCCCGGATCCCGGTCCGCGAGGCGCTCAAGACGCTGGAGGCCGAGGAGTACATCACCTACGTCCCGCACAGCGGGTACCGGGTGGCCAAGCTCGGTCTGGAGGATCTGCTCGAGGTCTTCCGGCTGCGCGACATCCTCGAAGAGGAACTGATCCGCGATGCCATGCCACGGCTGACCGACGAGGTCGTCGACGCGATGCGCGCGGAGATGGCCGAGATGGACCGCGCCGCCGCGGTGGGCGATCTGATCGCCGTCGGGGTGGCCAACCGCCGGTTCCACTTCCTGCCGTTCGAGGTGAGCCGGATGGCCCGTACCAGGCGGCTGGTGACCCAGCTGTGGAACACCGCCGACGCGTACCGCCCGCTCTACGCGCACCTGATGGACCTGGAGAAGGTCAACAGCGAGCACGTGCTGTTCGTCGAGGCGATGGTGGCCCGTGACGTCGAGAAGGCCGTGGCGATCAACCACCAGCACCGCTCGCATGCCGTCGACCACCTCAACGAGGTGTTCGCCCGGGAGGAAGCCGCCCGGCAGTCGTGA
- a CDS encoding HAD-IIA family hydrolase has protein sequence MRSNAKCWLTDMDGVLVREEHALPGAAEFLARLVERERPFLVLTNNSIFTPRDLAARLARSGLIVPEESIWTSALATATFLADQLPGGSAYVIGEAGLTTALHEAGYTLTDVGPDFVVLGETRTYSFEAITKAVRLILGGARFIATNPDVTGPSGEGPLPATGSVAAMITKATGREPYFVGKPNPMMFRSALNRIEAHSESTVMVGDRMDTDVVAGIEAGLDTILVLTGSTTIEDVERYPFRPSRVLPSIAEAIDLV, from the coding sequence GTGCGTTCGAATGCCAAATGCTGGCTCACCGACATGGACGGCGTCCTCGTCCGCGAAGAACATGCGCTGCCCGGGGCCGCGGAGTTCCTCGCCCGCCTCGTCGAACGGGAGCGGCCCTTCCTGGTCCTGACCAACAACTCGATCTTCACCCCGCGCGACCTGGCCGCCCGGCTGGCGCGTTCGGGGCTGATCGTGCCGGAGGAGTCGATCTGGACATCGGCGCTGGCGACCGCGACCTTCCTCGCCGATCAACTGCCGGGCGGGTCGGCCTACGTCATCGGCGAGGCGGGCCTGACCACCGCGCTGCACGAAGCCGGATACACGCTGACCGATGTGGGACCGGATTTCGTGGTGCTGGGGGAGACGCGGACCTACTCGTTCGAGGCGATCACCAAGGCGGTCCGGTTGATCCTCGGCGGCGCCCGGTTCATCGCCACCAACCCCGACGTGACCGGCCCGTCCGGGGAAGGGCCGTTGCCCGCGACCGGGTCGGTGGCCGCGATGATCACCAAGGCCACCGGCCGGGAGCCCTACTTCGTCGGCAAACCCAATCCCATGATGTTCCGCAGCGCGCTCAATCGCATCGAGGCCCACTCCGAGAGCACCGTCATGGTGGGAGACCGGATGGACACCGACGTGGTCGCCGGCATCGAGGCGGGTCTGGACACGATCCTCGTGTTGACCGGATCGACGACCATCGAGGACGTCGAGCGTTACCCGTTCCGGCCCAGCCGGGTGCTGCCGTCCATCGCCGAAGCCATTGACCTGGTGTAG
- a CDS encoding serine hydrolase domain-containing protein has product MSEPGRVPPDLTLHNWQTAPHLHWAFQHLADFLPTARISRGDGPVAELPPRAVALSDIPLPGAASVGEVMDATATDGWIVTRHGEVLEERYPSGMLPDTPHLLMSVSKTLIATVAGALVGQGALVPDTPVTNYVPALANSGYAGATVRHLLDMRSGIGFSEEYLDPLAEVRLLEQAIGWAPRTVPDLPDTMYGFLLTLRQAGPHGGPFDYRSCETDVLGWVCEAAAGERMPALMSELLWSRIGAQTDAVIGVDREGTGMFDGGINACLRDLVRVGTLFVTDGVSLTGREVVEPSWIADTLAGGADSRAAFAAGRDTARFPGGMYRNKCWLPYPGDDVVLCLGIHGQMIYVNRPAGMVAAKLSSWALPEENDKLMATIAAFDAIAAELR; this is encoded by the coding sequence GTGAGCGAGCCCGGCCGTGTCCCTCCCGATCTGACCCTCCACAACTGGCAGACCGCCCCCCACCTGCACTGGGCGTTCCAGCACCTGGCCGATTTCCTGCCCACGGCGCGGATCTCCCGGGGCGACGGGCCGGTCGCCGAACTACCGCCACGAGCCGTCGCGCTGTCCGACATCCCGTTACCCGGCGCGGCGAGCGTGGGCGAGGTGATGGACGCGACGGCCACCGACGGTTGGATCGTCACCCGCCACGGCGAGGTCCTCGAGGAGCGGTATCCGAGCGGAATGCTCCCCGACACCCCGCATCTGCTGATGTCGGTCAGCAAGACCCTCATCGCGACGGTGGCGGGCGCGTTGGTCGGGCAGGGCGCCCTGGTGCCCGACACCCCGGTGACGAACTACGTTCCGGCGCTGGCGAACTCGGGCTATGCCGGGGCGACCGTCCGGCACCTGCTCGACATGCGTTCGGGCATCGGGTTTTCCGAGGAGTACCTCGATCCGCTGGCCGAGGTGCGACTGCTCGAGCAGGCGATCGGCTGGGCGCCGCGCACCGTGCCCGACCTGCCCGACACCATGTACGGCTTCCTGCTGACCCTGCGTCAGGCGGGTCCGCACGGCGGCCCCTTCGATTACCGCTCCTGCGAGACCGACGTGCTCGGGTGGGTGTGCGAGGCCGCCGCCGGAGAGCGCATGCCCGCGCTGATGTCCGAACTGCTGTGGAGCCGTATCGGAGCGCAGACCGACGCGGTGATCGGCGTCGACCGCGAGGGCACCGGGATGTTCGACGGCGGCATCAACGCCTGCCTGCGCGATCTGGTCCGAGTCGGCACGTTGTTCGTGACCGACGGTGTCTCGCTCACCGGCCGGGAGGTGGTGGAACCCTCGTGGATCGCCGACACCCTGGCCGGCGGGGCGGACTCCCGCGCCGCGTTCGCCGCGGGCCGCGACACCGCGCGCTTTCCCGGCGGCATGTACCGCAACAAGTGCTGGCTGCCCTATCCCGGCGACGACGTGGTGCTGTGCCTGGGCATCCACGGCCAGATGATCTACGTGAACCGGCCGGCCGGAATGGTCGCCGCCAAACTGTCCAGCTGGGCCCTCCCCGAAGAGAACGACAAACTCATGGCCACGATCGCGGCGTTCGACGCGATCGCCGCCGAATTGAGGTGA
- a CDS encoding DUF2469 domain-containing protein, producing the protein MSAEDLEKYETEMELSLYREYKDIVGQFSYVVETERRFYLANSVEMVPRNANGEVYFELRLADAWVWDMYRPARFVKQVRVITFKDVNIEEVEKPELRLPE; encoded by the coding sequence ATGAGCGCCGAGGATCTCGAGAAGTACGAAACCGAGATGGAGCTGTCGCTGTACCGGGAGTACAAGGACATCGTCGGGCAGTTCAGCTACGTGGTGGAGACCGAGCGCCGCTTCTACCTGGCCAACAGCGTGGAGATGGTGCCGCGCAACGCCAACGGCGAGGTGTACTTCGAGTTGCGGCTGGCCGACGCCTGGGTCTGGGACATGTACCGGCCCGCCCGGTTCGTCAAACAGGTGCGGGTCATCACGTTCAAGGACGTGAACATCGAAGAGGTGGAGAAACCCGAACTGCGGCTGCCCGAGTAG
- a CDS encoding ribonuclease HII, giving the protein MPASWPPRTVIRKASGLRTLESALYRSGLGPVAGVDEVGRGACAGPLVVAACVLGPNRLESLAALDDSKKLGEKERERLFPLIRRYALAYHVVFIPSEEVDRRGVHVANIEGMRRAVAGLSLRPGYVLSDGFRVPGLPMPSLPVVGGDAAAACIAAASVLAKVSRDRLMVAMEQEHPGYGFAEHKGYSTPAHTAALAELGPCPQHRYSFINVRRLVPAGTPQVAVALTDAEPGQHCELG; this is encoded by the coding sequence TTGCCGGCGTCATGGCCGCCCCGCACGGTGATCCGTAAAGCGTCCGGTCTTCGCACGCTGGAGTCCGCGCTGTATCGCAGCGGGCTCGGTCCGGTGGCCGGCGTGGACGAGGTGGGCCGCGGTGCCTGCGCGGGCCCGCTCGTGGTCGCGGCGTGTGTCCTGGGCCCGAACCGGTTGGAGAGCCTCGCCGCGCTCGACGATTCGAAGAAGCTGGGCGAGAAGGAGCGCGAGCGGCTGTTCCCCTTGATCCGCCGCTATGCGCTCGCCTACCACGTGGTGTTCATCCCGTCGGAGGAAGTCGACCGGCGCGGTGTACACGTGGCCAACATCGAAGGCATGCGGCGGGCGGTCGCGGGCCTCTCGCTGCGACCGGGTTACGTGCTGTCCGACGGGTTCCGGGTGCCGGGGCTGCCGATGCCGTCACTGCCGGTCGTCGGCGGCGATGCGGCTGCGGCCTGTATCGCCGCGGCCAGCGTGCTGGCCAAGGTGAGCCGCGACCGGTTGATGGTGGCGATGGAGCAGGAACATCCCGGCTACGGCTTCGCCGAGCACAAGGGCTACAGCACGCCCGCGCACACGGCCGCGCTCGCCGAGCTCGGCCCGTGTCCGCAGCACCGTTATTCGTTCATCAACGTGCGGCGACTGGTTCCTGCGGGTACCCCGCAGGTGGCCGTGGCGTTGACCGACGCTGAACCCGGGCAGCACTGTGAACTCGGGTAG
- the lepB gene encoding signal peptidase I has protein sequence MTDSAESTPEDTVGKVHSAADPDGEQADKPGRKHSALRELAILVTIAIVLYYVMLTFVARPYLIPSESMEPTLHGCPGCVGDRIMVDKVTYRFSEPEPGDVIVFKGPPNWNIGYKSIRSDNPALRFVQNALSVVGFVPPDENDLVKRVIAVGGQTVECRAATGLTVNGKRLDEPYLDPQTMMADPAVYPCLGNEFGPVTVPEGKLWVMGDNRTHSADSRAHCTNLPGDAQRGLLCTGDPEAGTIPVDNVIGKARFIAWPPSRWGGVGSVDPQTAADTTQ, from the coding sequence GTGACCGATAGCGCCGAGTCGACGCCCGAGGACACCGTCGGCAAGGTGCATTCCGCCGCCGACCCGGACGGCGAGCAGGCCGACAAGCCCGGCCGCAAGCATTCCGCCCTGCGGGAACTGGCCATCCTGGTCACCATCGCGATCGTCCTGTACTACGTGATGCTGACGTTCGTCGCGCGGCCCTACCTGATTCCGTCGGAGTCGATGGAGCCCACGCTGCACGGGTGTCCGGGCTGCGTCGGCGACCGCATCATGGTCGACAAGGTCACCTACCGGTTCTCCGAACCGGAGCCCGGCGACGTGATCGTGTTCAAGGGTCCGCCCAACTGGAACATCGGCTACAAGTCGATCCGTTCGGACAATCCCGCGCTGCGCTTCGTGCAGAACGCGCTGTCGGTGGTCGGGTTCGTCCCGCCCGACGAGAACGACCTCGTCAAGCGGGTCATCGCGGTCGGCGGACAGACCGTCGAATGCCGGGCGGCCACCGGGCTGACCGTCAACGGCAAGCGGCTCGACGAGCCGTATCTGGATCCGCAGACGATGATGGCCGACCCCGCCGTGTACCCCTGCCTGGGCAACGAGTTCGGGCCGGTCACCGTGCCCGAGGGCAAGCTGTGGGTGATGGGCGACAACCGCACCCATTCGGCCGACTCCCGCGCACACTGCACGAACCTGCCGGGGGACGCCCAGCGCGGCCTGCTGTGCACCGGCGACCCGGAAGCGGGCACGATTCCGGTGGACAATGTGATCGGTAAGGCGCGGTTCATCGCCTGGCCGCCGTCGCGATGGGGCGGGGTGGGCTCGGTCGATCCGCAGACTGCCGCCGATACGACCCAGTAG
- the rplS gene encoding 50S ribosomal protein L19, whose protein sequence is MNTLDFVDQASLRDDIPAFGPGDTVNVHVKVIEGSKERIQVFKGVVIRRQGGGIRETFTVRKESYGVGVERTFPVHSPNIDHIDVVTRGDVRRAKLYYLRELRGKKAKIKEKR, encoded by the coding sequence ATGAACACGCTGGACTTCGTCGATCAGGCGTCGCTGCGCGACGACATCCCGGCTTTCGGCCCCGGCGACACCGTCAATGTGCACGTGAAGGTCATCGAGGGCTCGAAGGAGCGCATCCAGGTCTTCAAGGGTGTCGTCATCCGCCGACAGGGCGGGGGCATCCGCGAGACCTTCACGGTCCGCAAGGAGAGCTACGGCGTCGGCGTGGAGCGCACCTTCCCCGTGCATTCGCCCAACATCGATCACATCGACGTCGTCACCCGCGGCGACGTCCGCCGCGCGAAGCTGTACTACCTGCGCGAGCTGCGCGGCAAGAAGGCCAAGATCAAGGAGAAGCGCTGA
- the trmD gene encoding tRNA (guanosine(37)-N1)-methyltransferase TrmD, which yields MRIDVVTIFPRYLDPLRESLPGKAIESGRVQLGVHDLRDWTHDVHRSVDDSPYGGGPGMVMKAPVWGAALDDLCTADTLLVVPTPAGRLFDQATARRWSTEQHLVFACGRYEGIDQRVADDAARRMRVAEVSIGDYVLTGGESATLVMVEAVVRLLPEVLGNPDSHADDSHSAGLLEGPSYTRPPSWRGLDVPAVLLSGDHAKVAAWRHEQSLARTRERRPDLLSDS from the coding sequence GTGCGCATCGACGTCGTCACGATCTTCCCGCGCTATCTCGACCCGCTGCGAGAGTCGTTGCCCGGCAAGGCGATCGAGTCGGGCCGTGTTCAGCTGGGCGTGCACGACCTGCGCGACTGGACCCACGACGTGCACCGCTCGGTCGACGATTCGCCCTACGGTGGCGGACCCGGCATGGTCATGAAGGCCCCCGTGTGGGGTGCCGCGCTCGACGATCTGTGCACCGCCGACACGCTCCTGGTGGTGCCGACCCCCGCGGGGCGCCTGTTCGACCAGGCCACGGCCCGACGGTGGAGCACCGAACAGCATCTGGTCTTCGCCTGCGGGCGGTACGAGGGCATCGACCAGCGGGTCGCGGACGACGCCGCCCGGCGGATGCGGGTGGCCGAGGTCTCGATCGGCGACTACGTGCTCACCGGAGGTGAGTCGGCGACGCTGGTGATGGTCGAGGCGGTGGTGCGGCTGCTGCCCGAGGTGCTCGGCAATCCCGACTCCCACGCCGACGACTCGCATTCGGCGGGGCTGCTGGAGGGGCCGAGTTACACGCGGCCGCCGAGTTGGCGAGGACTGGACGTGCCCGCGGTGCTGCTGTCGGGCGATCACGCGAAGGTTGCGGCGTGGCGCCACGAACAGTCGCTCGCGCGGACCCGGGAACGGCGCCCGGACCTGTTGTCCGACAGCTAG
- the rimM gene encoding ribosome maturation factor RimM (Essential for efficient processing of 16S rRNA): MDLVVGRVVKAHGVTGELVVEVRTDEPEARFVPGAELRGRAPKGGAERRLVIESVRPHGGRLLVRIDGVSDRTGADALRGTIFLVDTESLPPIEDPDEFYDHQLEGLRVRTVDGAEIGTVAEVLHTAAGELLSVKTPQGAEVLVPFVTAMVPRVSLTEGLVEIDPPEGLLDLE; the protein is encoded by the coding sequence ATGGACCTCGTAGTCGGGCGGGTCGTCAAGGCACACGGCGTCACCGGTGAACTGGTGGTGGAGGTCCGCACCGACGAACCCGAGGCGCGGTTCGTTCCCGGTGCGGAGCTGCGGGGCCGCGCTCCGAAGGGCGGCGCCGAACGCCGCCTCGTCATCGAATCGGTCCGCCCGCACGGCGGCCGGCTGCTGGTCCGCATCGACGGGGTTTCCGACCGGACCGGCGCCGACGCGCTGCGCGGGACGATCTTCCTCGTCGACACCGAGTCGTTGCCGCCGATCGAGGATCCCGACGAGTTCTACGACCACCAGCTCGAAGGTCTGCGGGTGCGCACCGTCGACGGTGCGGAGATCGGCACCGTGGCCGAGGTGCTGCACACCGCGGCGGGTGAACTGCTGTCGGTCAAGACCCCCCAGGGAGCCGAGGTCCTCGTGCCGTTCGTCACCGCGATGGTGCCGCGGGTGTCGCTCACCGAGGGCCTGGTGGAGATCGATCCACCCGAGGGTCTGCTGGATCTGGAATAG
- a CDS encoding RNA-binding protein: protein MSSVVVDAVEHLVRGIVDNPDDVRVDMVTNRRGRTVEVHVHPDDLGKVIGRGGRTATALRTLVAGIGGRGIRVDVVDTDQ from the coding sequence GTGAGTTCAGTCGTCGTCGACGCTGTCGAACACCTCGTCCGCGGGATCGTCGACAATCCCGACGATGTGCGGGTGGACATGGTGACCAACCGCCGCGGGCGCACGGTCGAGGTGCATGTGCACCCCGACGACCTCGGCAAGGTCATCGGCCGCGGCGGTCGCACTGCGACGGCGCTGCGCACCCTGGTCGCCGGCATCGGCGGACGGGGTATCCGCGTCGACGTGGTGGACACCGACCAGTAG
- the rpsP gene encoding 30S ribosomal protein S16 produces the protein MAVKIKLTRLGKIRNPQYRIVVADARTRRDGRSIEVIGRYHPKEEPSLIELNSERAQYWLGVGAQPTEPVLQLLKITGDWQKFKGLPGAEGTLKVKEPKPSKLDLFNAALAEAEGGPSTEATQPKKKKAPAKKAASDIEATADPSGSADKSEPAAEGEDATIAGATAADSAES, from the coding sequence ATGGCTGTGAAGATCAAGCTGACCCGTCTGGGCAAGATCCGCAACCCCCAGTACCGCATCGTCGTCGCCGACGCGCGCACCCGCCGCGACGGCCGCTCCATCGAGGTCATCGGCCGTTACCACCCGAAGGAAGAGCCGAGCCTGATCGAGCTGAACTCGGAGCGCGCCCAGTACTGGCTCGGCGTCGGTGCCCAGCCCACCGAACCGGTGCTGCAGCTGCTCAAGATCACCGGCGACTGGCAGAAGTTCAAGGGTCTGCCGGGCGCCGAAGGCACGCTGAAGGTCAAGGAGCCCAAGCCCAGCAAGCTGGATCTGTTCAACGCCGCCCTGGCGGAGGCCGAGGGTGGGCCCAGCACCGAGGCCACCCAGCCGAAGAAGAAGAAGGCTCCGGCCAAGAAGGCGGCTTCCGACATCGAGGCGACCGCCGATCCGTCCGGTTCGGCCGACAAGTCCGAGCCCGCCGCTGAGGGCGAAGACGCCACCATCGCCGGCGCCACGGCTGCTGACTCCGCCGAGAGCTGA
- a CDS encoding class I SAM-dependent methyltransferase, whose translation MTSLRQRLLTTIAGQLGRPHGTLGGVVAGALNRGNGQAIATAVAAAQVPTGGVAADIGFGGGAGLRLLVDAVGTGGTVYGVEISDDMLDRARRSFRGDLDSDRLRLVEGSLTALPLEDASLDAAITVNTVYFLDDLDAVCAELARVLKPAGRVAVGVGDPDAMRALPMTPYGFRLRPVADIVAALERAGFAVDVETRTDGRMPRHTITGRRGD comes from the coding sequence ATGACCTCACTTCGGCAGCGACTCCTGACCACCATCGCCGGCCAACTCGGCCGTCCGCACGGAACCCTCGGCGGAGTCGTCGCCGGCGCACTGAACCGCGGCAACGGGCAGGCGATCGCGACGGCAGTGGCCGCGGCGCAGGTCCCCACGGGCGGCGTCGCCGCCGACATCGGGTTCGGCGGCGGTGCCGGGCTGCGCCTGCTCGTCGACGCCGTCGGGACCGGCGGGACCGTCTACGGCGTCGAGATCTCCGACGACATGCTCGACCGGGCACGGCGGTCCTTCCGGGGTGACCTCGACAGCGACCGGTTGCGACTGGTCGAAGGATCGCTCACGGCATTGCCGCTCGAGGACGCCTCGCTCGACGCCGCGATCACCGTCAACACCGTGTACTTCCTCGACGACCTCGACGCCGTGTGCGCCGAACTGGCGCGGGTGCTCAAGCCGGCCGGGCGGGTGGCCGTCGGGGTGGGCGACCCCGACGCCATGCGGGCGCTGCCGATGACGCCGTACGGATTCCGGCTGCGGCCGGTCGCCGACATCGTCGCCGCACTCGAGCGGGCGGGGTTCGCCGTCGACGTGGAGACCAGGACCGACGGGCGGATGCCGCGCCACACGATCACCGGCCGGCGCGGCGACTGA
- a CDS encoding nuclear transport factor 2 family protein, producing the protein MLSLAEISDRLEIQQLMVDYSSAIDQRRFDDLDRVFTPDAHIDYRATGGVEGSYPEVKKWLAEVLPNFPAYSHLVGNFDVRISGDTATSRAICFNPMVMGGETGQVYFVGIWYVDEFVRTADGWRMARRVEEKCFDKLV; encoded by the coding sequence ATGCTGAGCCTCGCGGAAATCTCGGACCGGCTGGAGATCCAGCAGTTGATGGTCGACTACTCCTCGGCGATCGACCAGCGCCGGTTCGACGACCTCGACCGGGTGTTCACCCCGGACGCCCACATCGACTACCGCGCCACCGGCGGCGTCGAGGGCAGCTACCCCGAAGTGAAGAAGTGGCTGGCCGAGGTGCTGCCCAACTTCCCGGCGTATTCGCACCTGGTGGGCAATTTCGATGTCAGGATCTCCGGTGACACGGCGACGTCGCGGGCCATCTGCTTCAACCCGATGGTGATGGGCGGTGAGACCGGGCAGGTCTACTTCGTCGGGATCTGGTACGTCGACGAGTTCGTCCGCACCGCCGACGGGTGGCGGATGGCTCGTCGCGTCGAGGAGAAGTGCTTCGACAAGCTGGTGTGA
- a CDS encoding D-alanyl-D-alanine carboxypeptidase family protein, producing MHRLVILFVAMLAALAVTVAPVASADIDIQPVGSVPIPAGPAEAWIVADMDTGQVLAGRNDNVRYAPASTIKTLLAQVVLDEVPLDATIVADEADTRVECNCAGVAPGRSYTARQLLEGLLLVSGNDAANTLARMLGGTDVAVAKMNAKAAALGAHATNVVTPSGLDGPGMPFWSTPHDLAVIFRAAMAEPVFAQITAMPSTVFPTKTGDAVLVNQDELLHRYPGAIGGKTGFTDIARKTFVGAAQRDGRRLVVALMHGLVKEGGPTYWDQAGALLDWGFALDRTANVGTL from the coding sequence ATGCACAGGCTCGTCATTCTGTTCGTCGCCATGCTGGCCGCGCTGGCCGTCACCGTCGCCCCGGTCGCCAGCGCGGACATCGACATCCAGCCGGTCGGGTCGGTGCCGATCCCCGCCGGTCCGGCCGAGGCGTGGATCGTCGCGGACATGGACACCGGGCAGGTGCTCGCGGGCCGCAACGACAACGTCCGCTACGCCCCGGCCAGCACGATCAAGACGCTTCTGGCCCAGGTCGTCCTCGACGAGGTGCCGCTGGACGCCACGATCGTCGCCGACGAGGCGGACACCCGGGTCGAGTGCAACTGCGCCGGGGTGGCGCCCGGGCGCTCGTACACCGCACGTCAACTGCTCGAGGGGCTGCTGCTGGTATCGGGCAACGACGCGGCCAACACGCTGGCGCGCATGCTCGGCGGCACCGACGTCGCGGTGGCGAAGATGAACGCCAAGGCGGCCGCACTGGGCGCCCACGCCACCAACGTGGTCACCCCGTCCGGCCTCGACGGGCCCGGCATGCCGTTCTGGTCCACGCCGCACGACCTCGCGGTCATCTTCCGGGCCGCGATGGCCGAGCCGGTCTTCGCGCAGATCACCGCGATGCCGTCCACGGTGTTCCCGACCAAGACCGGTGACGCCGTGCTGGTCAACCAGGACGAGCTGTTGCACCGCTATCCCGGCGCGATCGGAGGCAAGACCGGTTTCACCGACATCGCGCGCAAGACCTTCGTCGGCGCGGCCCAGCGCGACGGCCGCCGGCTGGTCGTGGCGCTGATGCACGGGTTGGTCAAGGAGGGCGGCCCCACGTACTGGGATCAGGCGGGTGCCCTGCTGGACTGGGGCTTCGCACTGGACCGCACCGCCAACGTCGGGACGCTGTGA
- a CDS encoding D-alanyl-D-alanine carboxypeptidase family protein codes for MWSRTLVAGCALTLVSALSVALPTRAVAQPQPAGTVALPQGPAQAWLLADLDSGRVLASRNPYEPHAPASTIKVLLAMVVLDHLSPDNFARANASHTQVECSCVGLKPGQAYTTRQLLAALLMVSGNDAANMLADMLGGQRAAVAAMNRKAALVGAKATRASSPSGLDGPGWESITTPHDLALMLRAALQYPLIAQIMRSPSASFPGKTLTNQNELLSRYPGDIAGKTGYTNLARKTYIGAAQRGNRRLAVVQMYGTGDLYGQAIGLFDYGFAQP; via the coding sequence ATGTGGTCGCGCACGCTGGTCGCCGGCTGCGCGCTCACCCTGGTGTCGGCACTGTCGGTGGCACTGCCGACGCGAGCCGTCGCGCAACCGCAACCGGCCGGCACCGTCGCCCTTCCCCAGGGTCCGGCGCAGGCGTGGCTGCTCGCTGACCTCGACTCGGGCCGGGTCCTGGCCAGCCGCAACCCGTACGAGCCGCATGCGCCTGCGAGCACCATCAAGGTGCTGCTGGCGATGGTCGTGCTCGACCACCTCTCCCCCGACAACTTCGCTCGCGCCAACGCATCCCACACCCAGGTCGAATGCTCCTGCGTCGGGCTCAAACCCGGCCAGGCCTACACCACCCGCCAGCTGCTGGCGGCGCTGTTGATGGTGTCGGGCAACGATGCGGCCAACATGCTCGCCGACATGCTGGGCGGCCAGCGCGCCGCGGTCGCAGCGATGAACCGCAAAGCCGCACTCGTCGGCGCGAAAGCGACCAGGGCCTCGTCGCCGTCCGGCCTCGACGGGCCGGGATGGGAGTCGATCACCACACCGCACGATCTGGCTCTGATGTTGCGGGCCGCGCTGCAGTACCCACTGATCGCGCAGATCATGCGGTCCCCGTCGGCGTCGTTCCCGGGGAAGACGCTCACCAACCAGAACGAGTTGCTGAGCCGCTACCCCGGCGACATCGCAGGCAAGACCGGTTACACCAACCTCGCCCGCAAGACGTATATCGGTGCGGCACAACGTGGCAACCGCCGCCTCGCCGTGGTGCAGATGTACGGCACCGGGGATCTGTACGGCCAGGCGATCGGGTTGTTCGACTACGGCTTCGCTCAGCCCTAG